In a single window of the Pongo abelii isolate AG06213 chromosome 1, NHGRI_mPonAbe1-v2.0_pri, whole genome shotgun sequence genome:
- the MTMR11 gene encoding myotubularin-related protein 11 isoform X1, producing MNRKRTGSGIGVKKGVDVFLSVPISPPLSVSDSTVSSPLFQNCVYSPLRGWASLPPSPESTEVSEETSQAELDTPFQGPPNSALCTSNAPFPCVQPPTPLPNSPLLNKTQPLPESVQENRMPEPRSRQPSSCLASRCLPGEQILAWAPGVRKGLEPELSGTLICTNFRVTFQPCGWQWNQDTPLSSEYDFALVNIGRLEAVSGLSRVQLLRPGSLLKFIPEEILLHGRDFRLLRVGFEAGGLEPQAFQVTMAIVQARAQSNQAQQYSGITLSKAGQGSGSRKPPIPLMETAEDWETERKKQAARGWRVSTVNERFDVATSLPRYFWVPNRILDSEVRRAFGHFHQGRGPRLSWHHPGGSDLLRCGGFYTASDPNKEDIRAVELMLQAGHSDVVLVDTMDELPSLADVQLAHLRLRALCLPDSSVAEDKWLSALEGTRWLDYVRACLRKASDISVLVTSRVRSVVLQERGDRDLNGLLSSLVQLLSAPEARTLFGFQSLVQREWVAAGHPFLTRLGGTGASEEAPVFLLFLDCVWQLLQQFPADFEFSEFFLLALHDSVRVPDTLTFLRNTPWERGKQSGQLNSYTQVYTPGYSQPPAGNSFNLQLSVWDWDLRYSNAQILQFQNPGYDPEHCPDSWLPRPQPSFMVPGPPSSVWLFSRGALTPLNQLCPWRDSPSLLAVSSRWLPRPAISSESLADQEWGLPSHWGACPLPPGLLLPGYLGPQIRLWRRCYLRGRPEVQMGLSAPTISGLQDELSHLQELLRKWTPRISPEDHSKERDPHTILNPTEIAGILKGRAEGDLG from the exons ATGAACAGGAAGAGAACTGGGTCTGGGATTGGGGTAAAGAAGGGAGTCGATGTTTTTCTCTCAGTCCCCATTTCTCCCCCACTGTCCGTCTCAGACTCCACCGTTTCCTCTCCACTTTTCCAGAATTGTGTGTATTCTCCTTTAAGGGGCTGGGCATCTCTCCCGCCCTCTCCAGAGTCGACTGAAGTTTCCGAGGAGACTTCTCAGGCTGAGCTGGACACACCTTTCCAAGGACCCCCAAACTCTGCTCTGTGCACGTCAAATGCTCCTTTCCCTTGTGTCCAACCCCCTACCCCTCTCCCTAACTCCCCTCTTCTCAACAAGACTCAGCCTCTCCCCGAG TCTGTCCAGGAAAACAGGATGCCGGAGCCCAGGAGTCGTCAGCCTAGCAGTTGCCTGGCCTCCAGATGCCTCCCAG GGGAGCAGATCCTAGCATGGGCCCCAGGGGTGAGGAAGGGCCTGGAACCGGAATTGTCTGGAACCCTGATCTGTACCAACTTTAGGGTCACCTTCCAGCCCTGTGGATGGCAGTGGAATCAG GACACTCCCTTGAGCAGTGAATACGATTTTGCCCTGGTCAACATTGGGCGATTAGAGGCTG TGAGCGGCTTGTCCCGAGTCCAGCTCCTCCGTCCAGGGTCCCTGCTTAAATTTATCCCTGAGGAGATTCTGCTTCATGGCCGAGACTTCCGGCTGCTCAGAGTTGGTTTTGAGGCTGGAGGCCTAGAGCCTCAGGCTTTTCAG GTGACCATGGCCATTGTCCAAGCCAGAGCTCAGAGCAATCAAGCCCAACAGTATTCGGGGATAACCCTGAGCAAGGCTG GCCAGGGTTCTGGCTCCAGAAAACCACCAATTCCTCTCATGGAGACAGCGGAAGACTGGGAGACTGAGCGGAAGAAGCAGGCAGCCAGAGGCTGGAGGGTCAGCACGGTCAACGAGAGGTTCGACGTAGCCACCAG CCTCCCCCGTTACTTCTGGGTCCCTAACCGAATTCTGGACAGTGAGGTCAGGAGAGCATTTGGCCACTTTCATCAGGGCCGTGGACCG CGCTTGTCCTGGCATCACCCTGGGGGCAGTGATCTTCTCCGCTGTGGAGGCTTCTATACAGCCAGTGACCCTAACAAGGAGGATATCAG AGCAGTGGAGTTGATGCTCCAGGCTGGGCATTCAGATGTTGTCCTGGTAGACACTATGGATGAGCTGCCCAGCCTTGCAGATGTCCAACTTGCCCACCTGAGGCTGAGGGCCCTCTGCCTGCCTG ATTCATCTGTAGCTGAGGATAAATGGCTTTCAGCCCTGGAAGGAACACGATGGCTGGACTATGTCAG GGCTTGTCTTCGAAAGGCCAGTGACATTTCAGTATTAGTGACATCCAGGGTTCGTTCTGTAGTACTTCAAG AGCGCGGTGATCGTGATCTCAACGGCCTCCTCTCTTCACTCGTCCAGCTGCTTTCAGCCCCCGAAGCCCGAACACTGTTTGGCTTCCAATCACTAGTGCAGCGAGAGTGGGTGGCAGCTGGACATCCCTTCCTGACTCGGCTTGGGGGAACTGGGGCCAGTGAAGAG GCTCCGGTGTTTCTCCTCTTCCTTGATTGTGTCTGGCAGCTCCTCCAGCAGTTTCCAGCTGATTTTGAATTCTCTGAGTTTTTCCTTCTTGCTCTTCATGACAGTGTCAGGGTTCCTGACACCCTTACCTTCCTGAGAAATACCCCCTGGGAGCGCGGAAAGCAGAGCGGACAG TTAAACTCCTATACACAAGTCTACACCCCAGGATACTCCCAGCCCCCAGCTGGGAACTCTTTTAACCTGCAGCTGTCTGTCTGGGACTGGGATTTACGCTATAGCAATGCACAGATACTACAATTCCAGAATCCTGGCTATGACCCAGAACACTGTCCAGATTCCTGGCTCCCTAGACCGCAG CCAAGCTTCATGGTTCCTGGACCCCCCAGTTCTGTGTGGCTCTTCTCTAGAGGAGCATTGACCCCCCTGAATCAGCTCTGTCCTTGGCGGGACAGTCCCTCCCTGCTGGCAGTCTCTTCTCGTTGGCTCCCTCGACCTGCTATCTCCTCTGAAAGCCTGGCTGACCAGGAATGGGGTCTCCCCTCACATTGGGGAGCTTGCCCTTTACCTCCAGGGCTGCTGCTGCCTGGGTATCTGGGACCCCAGATCAGGCTCTGGAGACGCTGCTACTTGAGGGGAAGGCCTGAGGTCCAG ATGGGCCTCTCAGCTCCCACAATCTCTGGCCTCCAGGATGAGCTATCCCATCTTCAGGAGTTATTACGGAAATGGACACCAAGAATATCTCCTGAAGATCACTCCAAGGAAAGAGATCCACATACCATT
- the MTMR11 gene encoding myotubularin-related protein 11 isoform X2 — translation MNRKRTGSGIGVKKGVDVFLSVPISPPLSVSDSTVSSPLFQNCVYSPLRGWASLPPSPESTEVSEETSQAELDTPFQGPPNSALCTSNAPFPCVQPPTPLPNSPLLNKTQPLPESVQENRMPEPRSRQPSSCLASRCLPGEQILAWAPGVRKGLEPELSGTLICTNFRVTFQPCGWQWNQDTPLSSEYDFALVNIGRLEAVSGLSRVQLLRPGSLLKFIPEEILLHGRDFRLLRVGFEAGGLEPQAFQVTMAIVQARAQSNQAQQYSGITLSKAGQGSGSRKPPIPLMETAEDWETERKKQAARGWRVSTVNERFDVATRAVELMLQAGHSDVVLVDTMDELPSLADVQLAHLRLRALCLPDSSVAEDKWLSALEGTRWLDYVRACLRKASDISVLVTSRVRSVVLQERGDRDLNGLLSSLVQLLSAPEARTLFGFQSLVQREWVAAGHPFLTRLGGTGASEEAPVFLLFLDCVWQLLQQFPADFEFSEFFLLALHDSVRVPDTLTFLRNTPWERGKQSGQLNSYTQVYTPGYSQPPAGNSFNLQLSVWDWDLRYSNAQILQFQNPGYDPEHCPDSWLPRPQPSFMVPGPPSSVWLFSRGALTPLNQLCPWRDSPSLLAVSSRWLPRPAISSESLADQEWGLPSHWGACPLPPGLLLPGYLGPQIRLWRRCYLRGRPEVQMGLSAPTISGLQDELSHLQELLRKWTPRISPEDHSKERDPHTILNPTEIAGILKGRAEGDLG, via the exons ATGAACAGGAAGAGAACTGGGTCTGGGATTGGGGTAAAGAAGGGAGTCGATGTTTTTCTCTCAGTCCCCATTTCTCCCCCACTGTCCGTCTCAGACTCCACCGTTTCCTCTCCACTTTTCCAGAATTGTGTGTATTCTCCTTTAAGGGGCTGGGCATCTCTCCCGCCCTCTCCAGAGTCGACTGAAGTTTCCGAGGAGACTTCTCAGGCTGAGCTGGACACACCTTTCCAAGGACCCCCAAACTCTGCTCTGTGCACGTCAAATGCTCCTTTCCCTTGTGTCCAACCCCCTACCCCTCTCCCTAACTCCCCTCTTCTCAACAAGACTCAGCCTCTCCCCGAG TCTGTCCAGGAAAACAGGATGCCGGAGCCCAGGAGTCGTCAGCCTAGCAGTTGCCTGGCCTCCAGATGCCTCCCAG GGGAGCAGATCCTAGCATGGGCCCCAGGGGTGAGGAAGGGCCTGGAACCGGAATTGTCTGGAACCCTGATCTGTACCAACTTTAGGGTCACCTTCCAGCCCTGTGGATGGCAGTGGAATCAG GACACTCCCTTGAGCAGTGAATACGATTTTGCCCTGGTCAACATTGGGCGATTAGAGGCTG TGAGCGGCTTGTCCCGAGTCCAGCTCCTCCGTCCAGGGTCCCTGCTTAAATTTATCCCTGAGGAGATTCTGCTTCATGGCCGAGACTTCCGGCTGCTCAGAGTTGGTTTTGAGGCTGGAGGCCTAGAGCCTCAGGCTTTTCAG GTGACCATGGCCATTGTCCAAGCCAGAGCTCAGAGCAATCAAGCCCAACAGTATTCGGGGATAACCCTGAGCAAGGCTG GCCAGGGTTCTGGCTCCAGAAAACCACCAATTCCTCTCATGGAGACAGCGGAAGACTGGGAGACTGAGCGGAAGAAGCAGGCAGCCAGAGGCTGGAGGGTCAGCACGGTCAACGAGAGGTTCGACGTAGCCACCAG AGCAGTGGAGTTGATGCTCCAGGCTGGGCATTCAGATGTTGTCCTGGTAGACACTATGGATGAGCTGCCCAGCCTTGCAGATGTCCAACTTGCCCACCTGAGGCTGAGGGCCCTCTGCCTGCCTG ATTCATCTGTAGCTGAGGATAAATGGCTTTCAGCCCTGGAAGGAACACGATGGCTGGACTATGTCAG GGCTTGTCTTCGAAAGGCCAGTGACATTTCAGTATTAGTGACATCCAGGGTTCGTTCTGTAGTACTTCAAG AGCGCGGTGATCGTGATCTCAACGGCCTCCTCTCTTCACTCGTCCAGCTGCTTTCAGCCCCCGAAGCCCGAACACTGTTTGGCTTCCAATCACTAGTGCAGCGAGAGTGGGTGGCAGCTGGACATCCCTTCCTGACTCGGCTTGGGGGAACTGGGGCCAGTGAAGAG GCTCCGGTGTTTCTCCTCTTCCTTGATTGTGTCTGGCAGCTCCTCCAGCAGTTTCCAGCTGATTTTGAATTCTCTGAGTTTTTCCTTCTTGCTCTTCATGACAGTGTCAGGGTTCCTGACACCCTTACCTTCCTGAGAAATACCCCCTGGGAGCGCGGAAAGCAGAGCGGACAG TTAAACTCCTATACACAAGTCTACACCCCAGGATACTCCCAGCCCCCAGCTGGGAACTCTTTTAACCTGCAGCTGTCTGTCTGGGACTGGGATTTACGCTATAGCAATGCACAGATACTACAATTCCAGAATCCTGGCTATGACCCAGAACACTGTCCAGATTCCTGGCTCCCTAGACCGCAG CCAAGCTTCATGGTTCCTGGACCCCCCAGTTCTGTGTGGCTCTTCTCTAGAGGAGCATTGACCCCCCTGAATCAGCTCTGTCCTTGGCGGGACAGTCCCTCCCTGCTGGCAGTCTCTTCTCGTTGGCTCCCTCGACCTGCTATCTCCTCTGAAAGCCTGGCTGACCAGGAATGGGGTCTCCCCTCACATTGGGGAGCTTGCCCTTTACCTCCAGGGCTGCTGCTGCCTGGGTATCTGGGACCCCAGATCAGGCTCTGGAGACGCTGCTACTTGAGGGGAAGGCCTGAGGTCCAG ATGGGCCTCTCAGCTCCCACAATCTCTGGCCTCCAGGATGAGCTATCCCATCTTCAGGAGTTATTACGGAAATGGACACCAAGAATATCTCCTGAAGATCACTCCAAGGAAAGAGATCCACATACCATT
- the MTMR11 gene encoding myotubularin-related protein 11 isoform X3 — MWWGGRGQSFNIAPQKEEPEMGSVQENRMPEPRSRQPSSCLASRCLPGEQILAWAPGVRKGLEPELSGTLICTNFRVTFQPCGWQWNQDTPLSSEYDFALVNIGRLEAVSGLSRVQLLRPGSLLKFIPEEILLHGRDFRLLRVGFEAGGLEPQAFQVTMAIVQARAQSNQAQQYSGITLSKAGQGSGSRKPPIPLMETAEDWETERKKQAARGWRVSTVNERFDVATSLPRYFWVPNRILDSEVRRAFGHFHQGRGPRLSWHHPGGSDLLRCGGFYTASDPNKEDIRAVELMLQAGHSDVVLVDTMDELPSLADVQLAHLRLRALCLPDSSVAEDKWLSALEGTRWLDYVRACLRKASDISVLVTSRVRSVVLQERGDRDLNGLLSSLVQLLSAPEARTLFGFQSLVQREWVAAGHPFLTRLGGTGASEEAPVFLLFLDCVWQLLQQFPADFEFSEFFLLALHDSVRVPDTLTFLRNTPWERGKQSGQLNSYTQVYTPGYSQPPAGNSFNLQLSVWDWDLRYSNAQILQFQNPGYDPEHCPDSWLPRPQPSFMVPGPPSSVWLFSRGALTPLNQLCPWRDSPSLLAVSSRWLPRPAISSESLADQEWGLPSHWGACPLPPGLLLPGYLGPQIRLWRRCYLRGRPEVQMGLSAPTISGLQDELSHLQELLRKWTPRISPEDHSKERDPHTILNPTEIAGILKGRAEGDLG, encoded by the exons ATGTGGTGGGGGGGCCGGGGCCAGAGTTTCAACATTGCCCCCCAGAAGGAGGAGCCAGAGATGGGG TCTGTCCAGGAAAACAGGATGCCGGAGCCCAGGAGTCGTCAGCCTAGCAGTTGCCTGGCCTCCAGATGCCTCCCAG GGGAGCAGATCCTAGCATGGGCCCCAGGGGTGAGGAAGGGCCTGGAACCGGAATTGTCTGGAACCCTGATCTGTACCAACTTTAGGGTCACCTTCCAGCCCTGTGGATGGCAGTGGAATCAG GACACTCCCTTGAGCAGTGAATACGATTTTGCCCTGGTCAACATTGGGCGATTAGAGGCTG TGAGCGGCTTGTCCCGAGTCCAGCTCCTCCGTCCAGGGTCCCTGCTTAAATTTATCCCTGAGGAGATTCTGCTTCATGGCCGAGACTTCCGGCTGCTCAGAGTTGGTTTTGAGGCTGGAGGCCTAGAGCCTCAGGCTTTTCAG GTGACCATGGCCATTGTCCAAGCCAGAGCTCAGAGCAATCAAGCCCAACAGTATTCGGGGATAACCCTGAGCAAGGCTG GCCAGGGTTCTGGCTCCAGAAAACCACCAATTCCTCTCATGGAGACAGCGGAAGACTGGGAGACTGAGCGGAAGAAGCAGGCAGCCAGAGGCTGGAGGGTCAGCACGGTCAACGAGAGGTTCGACGTAGCCACCAG CCTCCCCCGTTACTTCTGGGTCCCTAACCGAATTCTGGACAGTGAGGTCAGGAGAGCATTTGGCCACTTTCATCAGGGCCGTGGACCG CGCTTGTCCTGGCATCACCCTGGGGGCAGTGATCTTCTCCGCTGTGGAGGCTTCTATACAGCCAGTGACCCTAACAAGGAGGATATCAG AGCAGTGGAGTTGATGCTCCAGGCTGGGCATTCAGATGTTGTCCTGGTAGACACTATGGATGAGCTGCCCAGCCTTGCAGATGTCCAACTTGCCCACCTGAGGCTGAGGGCCCTCTGCCTGCCTG ATTCATCTGTAGCTGAGGATAAATGGCTTTCAGCCCTGGAAGGAACACGATGGCTGGACTATGTCAG GGCTTGTCTTCGAAAGGCCAGTGACATTTCAGTATTAGTGACATCCAGGGTTCGTTCTGTAGTACTTCAAG AGCGCGGTGATCGTGATCTCAACGGCCTCCTCTCTTCACTCGTCCAGCTGCTTTCAGCCCCCGAAGCCCGAACACTGTTTGGCTTCCAATCACTAGTGCAGCGAGAGTGGGTGGCAGCTGGACATCCCTTCCTGACTCGGCTTGGGGGAACTGGGGCCAGTGAAGAG GCTCCGGTGTTTCTCCTCTTCCTTGATTGTGTCTGGCAGCTCCTCCAGCAGTTTCCAGCTGATTTTGAATTCTCTGAGTTTTTCCTTCTTGCTCTTCATGACAGTGTCAGGGTTCCTGACACCCTTACCTTCCTGAGAAATACCCCCTGGGAGCGCGGAAAGCAGAGCGGACAG TTAAACTCCTATACACAAGTCTACACCCCAGGATACTCCCAGCCCCCAGCTGGGAACTCTTTTAACCTGCAGCTGTCTGTCTGGGACTGGGATTTACGCTATAGCAATGCACAGATACTACAATTCCAGAATCCTGGCTATGACCCAGAACACTGTCCAGATTCCTGGCTCCCTAGACCGCAG CCAAGCTTCATGGTTCCTGGACCCCCCAGTTCTGTGTGGCTCTTCTCTAGAGGAGCATTGACCCCCCTGAATCAGCTCTGTCCTTGGCGGGACAGTCCCTCCCTGCTGGCAGTCTCTTCTCGTTGGCTCCCTCGACCTGCTATCTCCTCTGAAAGCCTGGCTGACCAGGAATGGGGTCTCCCCTCACATTGGGGAGCTTGCCCTTTACCTCCAGGGCTGCTGCTGCCTGGGTATCTGGGACCCCAGATCAGGCTCTGGAGACGCTGCTACTTGAGGGGAAGGCCTGAGGTCCAG ATGGGCCTCTCAGCTCCCACAATCTCTGGCCTCCAGGATGAGCTATCCCATCTTCAGGAGTTATTACGGAAATGGACACCAAGAATATCTCCTGAAGATCACTCCAAGGAAAGAGATCCACATACCATT
- the MTMR11 gene encoding myotubularin-related protein 11 isoform X4, translating into MWWGGRGQSFNIAPQKEEPEMGSVQENRMPEPRSRQPSSCLASRCLPGEQILAWAPGVRKGLEPELSGTLICTNFRVTFQPCGWQWNQDTPLSSEYDFALVNIGRLEAVSGLSRVQLLRPGSLLKFIPEEILLHGRDFRLLRVGFEAGGLEPQAFQVTMAIVQARAQSNQAQQYSGITLSKAGQGSGSRKPPIPLMETAEDWETERKKQAARGWRVSTVNERFDVATRAVELMLQAGHSDVVLVDTMDELPSLADVQLAHLRLRALCLPDSSVAEDKWLSALEGTRWLDYVRACLRKASDISVLVTSRVRSVVLQERGDRDLNGLLSSLVQLLSAPEARTLFGFQSLVQREWVAAGHPFLTRLGGTGASEEAPVFLLFLDCVWQLLQQFPADFEFSEFFLLALHDSVRVPDTLTFLRNTPWERGKQSGQLNSYTQVYTPGYSQPPAGNSFNLQLSVWDWDLRYSNAQILQFQNPGYDPEHCPDSWLPRPQPSFMVPGPPSSVWLFSRGALTPLNQLCPWRDSPSLLAVSSRWLPRPAISSESLADQEWGLPSHWGACPLPPGLLLPGYLGPQIRLWRRCYLRGRPEVQMGLSAPTISGLQDELSHLQELLRKWTPRISPEDHSKERDPHTILNPTEIAGILKGRAEGDLG; encoded by the exons ATGTGGTGGGGGGGCCGGGGCCAGAGTTTCAACATTGCCCCCCAGAAGGAGGAGCCAGAGATGGGG TCTGTCCAGGAAAACAGGATGCCGGAGCCCAGGAGTCGTCAGCCTAGCAGTTGCCTGGCCTCCAGATGCCTCCCAG GGGAGCAGATCCTAGCATGGGCCCCAGGGGTGAGGAAGGGCCTGGAACCGGAATTGTCTGGAACCCTGATCTGTACCAACTTTAGGGTCACCTTCCAGCCCTGTGGATGGCAGTGGAATCAG GACACTCCCTTGAGCAGTGAATACGATTTTGCCCTGGTCAACATTGGGCGATTAGAGGCTG TGAGCGGCTTGTCCCGAGTCCAGCTCCTCCGTCCAGGGTCCCTGCTTAAATTTATCCCTGAGGAGATTCTGCTTCATGGCCGAGACTTCCGGCTGCTCAGAGTTGGTTTTGAGGCTGGAGGCCTAGAGCCTCAGGCTTTTCAG GTGACCATGGCCATTGTCCAAGCCAGAGCTCAGAGCAATCAAGCCCAACAGTATTCGGGGATAACCCTGAGCAAGGCTG GCCAGGGTTCTGGCTCCAGAAAACCACCAATTCCTCTCATGGAGACAGCGGAAGACTGGGAGACTGAGCGGAAGAAGCAGGCAGCCAGAGGCTGGAGGGTCAGCACGGTCAACGAGAGGTTCGACGTAGCCACCAG AGCAGTGGAGTTGATGCTCCAGGCTGGGCATTCAGATGTTGTCCTGGTAGACACTATGGATGAGCTGCCCAGCCTTGCAGATGTCCAACTTGCCCACCTGAGGCTGAGGGCCCTCTGCCTGCCTG ATTCATCTGTAGCTGAGGATAAATGGCTTTCAGCCCTGGAAGGAACACGATGGCTGGACTATGTCAG GGCTTGTCTTCGAAAGGCCAGTGACATTTCAGTATTAGTGACATCCAGGGTTCGTTCTGTAGTACTTCAAG AGCGCGGTGATCGTGATCTCAACGGCCTCCTCTCTTCACTCGTCCAGCTGCTTTCAGCCCCCGAAGCCCGAACACTGTTTGGCTTCCAATCACTAGTGCAGCGAGAGTGGGTGGCAGCTGGACATCCCTTCCTGACTCGGCTTGGGGGAACTGGGGCCAGTGAAGAG GCTCCGGTGTTTCTCCTCTTCCTTGATTGTGTCTGGCAGCTCCTCCAGCAGTTTCCAGCTGATTTTGAATTCTCTGAGTTTTTCCTTCTTGCTCTTCATGACAGTGTCAGGGTTCCTGACACCCTTACCTTCCTGAGAAATACCCCCTGGGAGCGCGGAAAGCAGAGCGGACAG TTAAACTCCTATACACAAGTCTACACCCCAGGATACTCCCAGCCCCCAGCTGGGAACTCTTTTAACCTGCAGCTGTCTGTCTGGGACTGGGATTTACGCTATAGCAATGCACAGATACTACAATTCCAGAATCCTGGCTATGACCCAGAACACTGTCCAGATTCCTGGCTCCCTAGACCGCAG CCAAGCTTCATGGTTCCTGGACCCCCCAGTTCTGTGTGGCTCTTCTCTAGAGGAGCATTGACCCCCCTGAATCAGCTCTGTCCTTGGCGGGACAGTCCCTCCCTGCTGGCAGTCTCTTCTCGTTGGCTCCCTCGACCTGCTATCTCCTCTGAAAGCCTGGCTGACCAGGAATGGGGTCTCCCCTCACATTGGGGAGCTTGCCCTTTACCTCCAGGGCTGCTGCTGCCTGGGTATCTGGGACCCCAGATCAGGCTCTGGAGACGCTGCTACTTGAGGGGAAGGCCTGAGGTCCAG ATGGGCCTCTCAGCTCCCACAATCTCTGGCCTCCAGGATGAGCTATCCCATCTTCAGGAGTTATTACGGAAATGGACACCAAGAATATCTCCTGAAGATCACTCCAAGGAAAGAGATCCACATACCATT